In Arachis hypogaea cultivar Tifrunner chromosome 7, arahy.Tifrunner.gnm2.J5K5, whole genome shotgun sequence, the genomic window aattactatgacagtcgcatgTCAAAGAAAACTGTATTACCATGTTCATCTTAAAAATATcttattgacaaatatgcggtaattataacaattaaaaattttttaaagtgaGTTAGCTCAATAATCATATCTATATATacactatctatatatataatttaataaataagatctattaatcttctTAATAAATTGGTCTAATAATTTATTgacacaataaaaattaattaaaaaatacataaaagaaacaaaaattaattataattaattacaaaaataacttattcaacTGAAATTTCTCTTTTACTCactataaaattaattaagcaTCATACCTAAATTGTAAATCAATTAACTAATCTCTCTTTATTGTCTCTCTTTTATACATGAAACGTCACTTTCTGTATAGAAGAGTTTTTTGTCTTCTATACCGTGGTATTAACTTAAGGGGAGTGCTACGTAGCCAAAAAAAGAGTATATTATAGATATAGTACAAACTAAATTTCACTCTCATGATAAGAGAGTGTACTCCACTTGCTTATCAATAACATACTTATCaccgtttcttcttcttcattcctatAGTAATTAATTTCATTCCTAAAATTAATTTCTGTCTCATCTCAATCAAATCCCTAAAAATCTCTCATCAACATTTAATTCTAATAACATGCAATTTCAGTCCAGTAAATTAACATCCAAATATACGAAGAAATTACATAGAGTTAAAGATCAAAACTTTCCTCCCCCTTCTCATTCCTTCCATAACCCCAGGAACCAGGAAAACGAAAAGATGCAGGGAGGAGAAACCCAGCAGCAAGATCATCGGAGCATTCTATAGCACTGTATCCGATTCATATAGGTATgttatttagtataatttttcCGTTAATTGGCATGTTGAAAGTACAGTATCTATTGTTGCATGTGGTTGGAGTTGATGTTAAGGATGAAAGTTTTGATTTTTATCTCATGGTGATGGGTTTGGGAATAGGGAAAAGGGAATAGCCGAAAAAAGATCACGTTTTGGGAGTAAAGATGAAGGAAAGGTAGCAGAAAAGGGGTGTTTTCGTTGTTTCCCGGCGCCTCTGTTTTGCAATAACACGCCGTTTCGTGTTTCGTcctctattccctttttcttctgcACCATTCTCGCACCCAAGGTTTCAACGCAATTTCCAGTTCTCACTTTCACAATCTCATCTTCACCATATTCGCATTCACTGGCGTTTTTCCTCGGTAAGTAAAACCCTTTTCTTGCTCACTCGGTTTCTCTTTTTGGGCTTTGGACTTTGATTATCTGAAAGCTTTTTCTGTGAAACTCATTGAATCGTTTTGCAATGTGAATGACATGCTCTGATTATATGTTACAGTACATGTTACTCTTGAATCTTGATACTGTATGTTAGGTGGagttgtatatttttttgtttttattttggaaGAGAATATTTCTTCTTAATTGATTATGGATATGGCAAGACACCATTCAAAAATTCTTGTCGTAACTCCTCAATGGGATTTGGTGTATCTTTCATGGATGTTATACAATATGACAATCTATTTATGAAAAGACcttatatcaatattttaattCCCCATTttctatgaatattttttttaacaattgaaaaaaaatgctATGAACTTGCTTGGGTGCATTGTGATTAAGCATCAAAATCAGGCTAAGTCAAATCGTGATAAGTAGACATTAATTTTCTGGTGTGTCATGGTTTCctgattttttatatattatgtgGTTTGAATAAGTATTTTTCATACTTGGTGTTGTGCTTTCTTTCAAGAAATTAATACAGTGACAAATACGAAGCAACCATTTCGTTCAAGTTGCCTCCATATTTCAAAAGTCTCCACTGGAAAAGCTGAGCATCTCATAGTCTTATCTCCGACTCCTCTAGGTATGTTATCTAGTTTTATCTTTCTATTAATTATGTTTCATGTGTGTTAACGATGTTAACGATgaaatttttgttctttatctcaCTTTGAGGGGTTTTGAAAATGGGAAAAATTTGCAAAGATGGTATTTTGGGCTAGAGACGAAGAGAAGGCACAAAAAAGGGGTTTTTTTAATCATGTGTGTCACTTAGATTATGTATTTGTTAGTAGTTGACTAATTATGGTAGTTAACTATGGTGGGAGTACATTAGGAGTACTTAAAGTTATtggtaatttattaattttttttattcatgtgaaagaaaaaaaatccttCTAGATACGGTTCAATAGAGATGTTATGccttgatttttttttagtttgaattgCTTTAACTTTATAAAATGTTGAGTTGGAATTTTGCATGGAATTTTTTAGTGtgaatatacatacatatatgacTATTTAAGTAATGGTATGTAGTTAAACAAATTAAACTGATTTTTGATTAGTTATTTCCATTTTGATTTGGTTGATCTTGTGACGGTTTAGGAGCTTGATAGCAACTTTATGACCTGTTGGTAAATTTTGAGCAATTCTAACCTTATCAAAACTCTCCAAGTCCAATCACTTTTCCTAACTTATAATTCCAAACAAATATTTTTACACCTCCATCCATTCCTTAATTATCTCCACTactaataaaatcaaataatcatagAATCCTCGATCACcaaagagagagatagagagaagtAATGAATTGGGGAAGGGAAGAATATAATAGACAGTGATGGGGACTAATAAAAATTGTTGTCTatatttcttcttattcttccaccATCAATGCTTGTATCCATTAGCATagaataaaacacaaaaatttttatcattttctattctttattaattattgttaatgttaaatataaaaagaaatatacAGAAAAAATACAGTACTTGTAAATGGTACGTATAACGTTGTTCATTTTCTTATATGAAAGTATGGGTTGTGTAATTTGGGACCattcaaattaaataacataaattactattagttatatatatatatatatatatatatatatatatatatatatatatatatatatatatatagtcaaaatatataattatatatatatatatagtcaaaatatataattacaccttctgaaataaaataaagtttatttattcTCTATAATAATTTACATGATGTTAGTTACTCTACTTTCGTTcctactttttattatttttttattcattttttatttttgattaactTTAACCCTTGTATTGTTATACATTGCTTAGCGTTAATGTTAAAACATTTAAACTTGAATCTGATATTTATTTTAAGTACTAACTAGGACAGATGACTTAGATTTTGTCAACGAAATTTAAAACTCCCTATAATAAgttcaataattaataatttgtgACTTATATATTCATCATACACCTAAATTGTGTTCTTCGCAATTCTATacattagaatttgaaaaagaatacagctatttaaatttttttgtatgcaAAAGAACAGGTTTAAAGTGTGCCAAAGGGATCTGACAAATGGGTTTGGGCATCGTGATGTCTAATGAAttataaacaataataatattggCATATCTATGCTATTGATAAACATGTTGGTATGTTAATGATTAATTTAAGTGAGTTATTTGAGTATATATAGCAGTTGTTTGTGAACAGGTGTTCGAAAAACAAGAAATAGCTATGGCTCGTACCAAGAGCAAAAAAGAGACACAGAAGAATAACAATCCCGAAAGAAGATCgcaaaaaaaaattgttggacCAAAAAAGGTACCATGGATGGTTAGCGGTGAATTAACTGTAAACTTGGGATATTGTGTTTTGATAGTAAATGCTAAATCCCACATTCTCCTTTGTTGTTACTTTGTGCTGATTATGAATTTTTGTGTAGAAAACACTAGTATCTAGGTGCTCGCCATGTTGCGTGGCTTCAGTTATGAAGCAATTAGACTCAGGCGCGGGCAGAGAGAAACTAATGGAGGTGCAGAACATGGGACTTGGCTGGCTGCAATATGTGCCTGAATGGGCTGTCAACCAAGATATGATGGTTGCATTAGCATCATCATATAGTCGGGATGAGAATTCCTTGATCGTCGGAACAAGAAAAATTCCCATATCAGTTGAATTAATTGCACGGTGTTTTGGACTACCGAACCATGGTACGCAATTCTCAAATAAAATAGggagaaaagggaaaaaaattatcCACAGTACTTTCGTTGACTATATGTTTTCGGTTAAATTAGCCATTAAATATTTGGACTGCATCGACTCAATTTTGTGCTTGACAGGGGATAGTTTCAAAAGTCCAAAAACAGCAGCAGAGCACTGACTTGTTAACAGTTTCACAGGAAAGACACAAGCAGATTTGAAAAGGGATGTTATCACATGCTCGATGCAGTTCGATGTCGATAGAATCAACTTCCGGAGACAGTTCATCATGTTGATAGCCAAGTGTTTCTTCTTTCCCTCGCCGAAAGCCACTGTTTCAGACATACATATACGCGCTGCCATTGATGTATCGAACCCAAGAAAGATGTATTGGGCGAGGtacatttatgattttttaattgaGGGAGTTCTGAGGTTTCAGGATGTAGGAAAGAAAACAGTTGATGGATGTATGTTCGCATTATTGGTGAGCCATATATCCCTAACCTTTGATTTGTTGTTTGTTATTTTATAGTATACCTTGTTTATAGCAATTACTATAACTTTCAGATTATATATCTCCATGCTAACAAGCATGGAGATTTAGGAAGATATAATGGGAGAGAACCGTGGATCAGAGACTGGTCGCTTGTTGATCTGAAGAAGATGGATGAAGAGGAAAGCACATCTCACTCGGTGAGACATAAGTGTGAAAGATATGTTAATCGGATCACTGCTTTTAAGCTCTAACGTGAATAAAACTTATACGTTGTCCACTATAGGGGCTTCTAAATTTAATTGGAAAGATGTATGGGTCACCAAAAAAGCACAATCGTGTATCAAAGAGAAGATGCATCAAGAAAAAAACAAAGTCTGATAGAAAGGCTCGTAAAGAAGCTCCCACGGTAGATAAAAACGAGACCGACATAACGGCTGACCATGCATCACTTGCTGAATTTGATCAACAACCTTCCAAAAAAAGGCAATTCAAAGATTTATTACTTTTGTTATAAACTTTTATTGCTCTAACCTGtgtctttttaatattattatagtataaataaatatcttttagattttgtgtctttttaatcatatataaagtTTTACCATGTATAGAGTAATtcattatttatctaattttagaaGTGTGATATTGATGCTGTAGTTGGTAAATCTATATTTTAAAAACTGTTGGAGATACTTATTTTGAGCATGGCAATAGACCTCACACATGTAAATACATCTTTTCCTGTTTTAGCATTAATTCCATAACATAATAAACTTGATGACTATGTGTCCTCTCCCGTTAAGTAATGCCAATACTAGTGACTTTAAATAGTATTACGAATAGCTAAATCTTGTCTCATTAGTTTGGATGTTATGTATATAATACTCCTGATGTTATTCGTGTGGCTTTTTGGAtgttaactaatttaaattacgGACGTTATTGACCATTCTGTACTATACTTGGGTATACTAGATTTACTTGGTCAGATTATATTTGTGCTAGGTGACCTTTTTAATTATCACTTATAGTTGTTCATCTTCCAATTTATTAAAACAGAAAATGTAGCCAAGCTTCACAAAACGGATGCATTGAGGGGGATAAAGTGTTTATGAACAAGACATGTATCAAAATGCCTACGGGGGAGGAGACATTGGCCGACATGCCAGTGGTAAATGCAACAGATGATAATGTTAAGGACGGGCATTCAAAGGAAAGGCAAGTTATTGAATTTTTAGTTATCGTATGAAGTTTTAATGCTTTAACTTGCCTCATTGTAATAATATACTAGCATAATTTTTTTTGGGCAACTGCGTTGACATAATTTATCATTATATTTATTTGCATATAACATTTTACCATATATAAAGTAATTTTAATATACGTTACCTACGTATAATATTGTGCTTATTTGAGAAGAATGCCAAAGTTAGGGGTTGTAACTGGTATATTTATCTTGAATAGGAGTTTGATTatctaatattttatcatttaaattcGGATGTTATGCGTGCCTCATACCCGATGTTATCTTTCTAGCATTATGGTTGCTAACTGGTTGGCAATGTGGATGTTACTATCCATTCTTTACTTTATTCTGCACGAAGAGGCTTTGGGTAAACTTTAGATTTAACATCATTTACGAACTTAAGCGTACTACATTTACTTGATTAACTCATATTTGTATCAGGTGTCTTTTGTTATTATCACTTATAGGTGTTCAACTTCTAATTTATTTAAGAGTCCCAAAACAGGTCCATTAGGGGAAATACTATGAGTATGAGGTGGACATGTCCTAAAATGCCCAAAGGGGATGAGACAATGTCTGACACACCTGTTGAAAACGGAATAGATGATAATGTTGATGAAGGACCTTCGAATCAAAGGCAAGTTAGATAGATGATTTTAACAATAATACAAATTATTGAAGATTATAGTAGTTGCATGACTCTTTTACTTATGACTCTTTCCTTTTTTTGAGGTGAAATGTTTAATTAATAATAGATGTTATCCATATAATCTTATGCTGGTTACACAACtttctttattttagttttggCTCAGATAAGAGCACTTAATTGTTAAGAGCACTCAGTTAAGAGCACTTAATTGTTAATGATTGTGCAGGGAATCCGGAGAGCTTGCAATGGTAGTGTATGTTGCACCAGAGGACCCATCTCAAGTAGACTTTTCAATCCCGTCATTCTCGCTTGGCATCACTCAGATGCACTTACCAGACTCACTGCCCAGATCTCCGATAACAAATGATCAAAATGTGACTCCGGAACCTGAATCACcagaaaacataaaaacaaaagctGTGGTGGACACACTAATGCCATCTGGGGGTGTTGCAAGGCTGACAGGTGATGACATGAACAGGATATACAAGTGGGTGACAGATCGGAGGGGTACAAAGAATACCACACTTGCGTGGATTCGCAATGGCGATGATGTTCAGCTGTAGCGAGCGGATCTTCAATCACTGGGATGGCGTAGAAGAGTAAGCGATACGGTAAGAGCAAACAAAAAAACTGTAATAAATTGCTATGTATGTGTTATGCATTAAAGTGCCATGAAAATGTAATACGTTTATTCTATTCAGGTGGTTGATTACTACTGTGCCATGTTCAATACTTCGAGCAACGCAAGGTTTTGCACGCATTTTTACTGTATTCCACCGAGACTAATGGTTAGTGCAATCTTTCCTTACCcacttaatattaattaataccaTAATTGCCTCGGTGAAGGATACTCTAAATTATTACTTTAGGTGTTTAACTAATGCAAAATGGGTTTACAGGCCATAATATTGACTGATGATAACATTGAACGATTTGCCGGGACGAACACTGGTTTTGTCCCTGTTCTTAGCAAATTCATGGGCCGCGGGCAGCACTGGTTCGATGCGGAGAAAGCGAAAAAAGTTGATTATGTCAGTAATTTATATACTTATTAATCCACACACAAAATCTATTTTTTCATTACAAGAATATGGAAAAAATAACTATATACTAACATGCTTTATTCAACGATGAAGTGGTTTGTTCCAGTGTGCCGAGATGATCACTGGTGGCTATATGTACTCCACCGAAAGACTGATAACCTATGGGTGTTAGACTCTATGCACAATGGCCCACACTCGGAGCGCCGagagaaaatagataaatatgtaGTAAGTGAGAATAGATTTGATGATGCATATTTTTTCGGGTGTTAGGTGTTGCCttccatatttttttcttctattttcctccCTAATTTTTTCTCTCTGGCTTATCGAAGGGCTTTCTTCTCCAAGAGTTGGCAGCAACTGTAGACCCGAATGTAGTATTCACAGCTGAGGGCTATGAATGTTGCTATGAAACAAGGCTCCAAAAACAGCCTAATGGGTAAGTCTAGAGGTGAAAACAAAGAAGGGATTAAAAAATCAACCCACACAAATTTTAATATGTTGGCACGACTTTTTGTCATTTGTGTTGCATAGGTGGGACTGTGGCATATACGTCATTAAATGGATGGAAATGTGGGATCCAAAGAGCTTGGCAGATGATGAATTGAATATGCCTATTTGGACGACGGTTAGTGAAATCCAAAACATATGTTGATGCTTATTTGCGTAtttaataattgataaataacTCTTCTTGGATGAATTCTACTTATGCTGGCTGGATTTATATTTGCTTCTTTAGTGTATTCTATACCAAACACAAATACATTTGTATGTGACCACAGACCCATCTGCAAcaaatttggaaagaaattgtAACTGACATTCTAATTTGCAAAGACAACATCTGTAGGAGTGAGGTAGATGGTGTACTCAATGTACCATGTCGTCATATGGAGGATAGGGGAAAGAAAAAAACTCTTGAAGATCCTTGGACGAACCCACGGACAAGATCATTGGTTCGAAGGGCAGAACTGGCTAAGAAAGCTAAACGGAACTATAAGCCATAAATTGAGATTAGAGTTGGTCGGTGTGTGTTTTTTGTTAATTTGATTTCAGGATTTAGAGgatgttatttttatatatagatggATGTTATCGGATATAAATCAAAACCGGGTGCATCTTTTTTAAAGGGAAACCTATATTGGGTAGCAGGTTAAATATATTTACAAACAATTGATTAGGACTAGAGTTGCTATGTGTATTTACGGTTGATATGCTTGCAGAATTTACGTGATtttatcatgaaatatttgtgaaaggttttggatttggactggataaaaaaaatacaataattcaATATCCCagttaatatttatgtataaaaaaattgtttttaaattgttagtttatttttttatacatgttTGGCTTGTTTTTGCTCAAATCGAGAACACGTTGACTGAATTTTGAATTATCTTTCCAATATACAATTATCCATGCTTAACAGGCAGCTAAAAATATTTATGCCCAAGCAATAAATGCTCGATCGTGGATgttattctaataaattaaagGATGTTATTGGATGTAAATAAAATACATGTCTGGATATGACTTTTTGatgtctaattttttaaataataaaagaaagaccTTATTATGTACGGATACTTTTGGATATTCAAATTTAAACTTCATGTATTGCACCACATTATCGTAATGATTAAATTATCAActaaacatttattatttttaatattagtaaCAAATAATAACGGTAACAAagagtaaaagaataaaaaagttgTATATTAGTTACCCAAGTCTGTTATTGTATTTTGTTTAATAATGATAGATAAAGCAATAGCAAGTTAAAATAAAGTTGAGTATAGTGATTTACATAAAATAAATCCAATAAACCACCAAAATCATGATAACGTGAAATAAAGTTGAAGCATGGGCAAAGTACAAAGTAGTTGTTAAACTCTAATGCTTATGATATATAGTGATGTTAAACTTCGAATCCTCCAAGAATGcttcttgtgaaaaaaaaaatttaaaaacaaaacaaaagaggaAACAATTAGTAAATAGACATGACATTAATGCTATGAAAAATACACTAGGTACACATACACAATTGTTCAGCGTTATGGAATGAATTTAATAGTGATATGAAGGAGCCAGAGTGCATAGCCAAATTGTCTGTCATTTCTGAACAAGCCGGTTGCGTATCTTTGTAGGAAGTTGCCACATTTGTAGGAGATGGTTGTGCATTACCATTAGGTcccttaacacacaaatcatatTGAAAGATAACATCATCACTTATTATCCATTCAACCaacttaaaataaacaaataacgtGAAAAGGGGGTAGATCTCATATTTACTTTGTTGTGATTGTGAGTGTTCTTGTTTTTACATGCCCTCTTTTTAATAGATTTTTCCAGATCTGCCCCAAGTCTAGTGGAAGTTGGACGACCTCGCGTAGGAACACGACGTGGGCCATGTAGCTCATCCATGCTAACGGGACACTCATCATGCGTATGTGAGTAAATTGCACTTGGTACATGTGCAGCTTGATGCTCGAATTCCTTGTGTTCTCTGAGCTTCTCCCGAGCACTGTCCATGGCATCACGCAATATAGCAGCAACCTCTGGAGTAGCCACAAAATCCTGAGCGATGTTGTAAAAATCAGAACACAATTGCCTAAAAATTGTCATGCTTTCATTAGAACGGTCCATGTCAATGCTACTCCTGATGTATGTGTGTCTCCGACTAACATTCTTACTCCATCGGGATAGAATGTATTGTGAGGACACTGCTGTCACACGAAAATGTAGAAGAACAGCAAGACTGTGGCAGCATAGAATACCATTCGATTGGAACATAAAGCAATCACATTGAACGTCTGATGATTGCGAGCAATAGACGACTTGGTATCTGCTGTACACTGACTTGTCAAACACCATCTTTTGTTGGTCAACTTCACAAACTATACTTGTGCCATGATGGTTGATTAAGGAGATGTCACAATCGGCCTTTTTTATAAATTGATCCTGAACGTCTCGAAACATGGAGTTTGTATATTCTCTCTGGAACTGCTTCTCTATTGGTGAGCTGGAAACACAAGGGATAATACCCTTTAAATCAGCAGCGTCACACTCAAGCTCTTTTTGCTCCTTGTCTATAACACAGTTTTGGTATTGGCGAACAAATTGCAACAAAGAGCTCTTACTGTTTAAGTACTTATCAAAAACTGAATGCATGCTCTCACTACGCTGTGTGCTCCTCATGCCAGCCCAGAATTCGTCCTTGAAAAATACTGGCACCCACATGTGTCGGTCAGCAAACATATCTGCAAATAAACAGGAAAAaccaaaaaatgcaaaaaaacaaaaatagcgTCGGTTAACCTCTAAGTGCAACATCCATAATGACTATAAAATAACATCTATAAAGTAGCCACACAGAGGCAGCAAGGAACCAGAAGATTATACTACCATTTAGCCACCTAGAATTGTGGAGGTCATACTCTTCAATAAAATCGTGCCAATCTCTCTCAAATGAGTCTTTAGATTTGGATTTAAACACAATCCTCTTCATGCATGTAATGAGCTTATCGAAATGACGGTAACCTACCAGCTTGTTTGGTATCTTGTTTAGGATATGCCATATGCACCATCTATGGCGTGTGTGTGGTAATGTGGTCTCTAATGCAGAACGCATCTGCAGCGATTGGTCTGTTATAACACATATGGGGGCCTTACCCATACACTTCAACCAAGTACGAAAAAGCCATTCGAATGTACGAGTGTCCTCATTCCGCAATAATGCGCACCCAAGAAGCGTAGACATCCCATAGTGGTTGACACCTACGAAAGACCCAAATGGCATGTCGTAcctaaacaatgaaaatataaaaacatgATATGTAGGTGGAAACTCCAAATGTCGTGGATGGAAAAAAGTCTAATTAAGTacaacagaaaaaataataattccaTACCTATTAGTCTTGTAAGTAGTGTCAAACGTCACGACATCACCAAAATATTCCCATGCAGCTCTACATCGAGCATCggcccaaaacacatttctaatgCTATGGTTTTCGTCCACATCTATTTCAAAGAAAAAGTTTGGATTGAGCTCCTTCATCCGTGAGAAGTGCTTAAGTAACTCTTTTGGATCCGTCTCATCCCCGGAAATGCGTAAGTTGATGACTAATGTAATTTCTAACATCCTTCTCTGTAAAGGTGAGGTTGGCAGGGCCACTGACTGCATTGGCTAGTGCCTGGTACGTCTTACTCGGTCTAATGCCAGCTTGGTCATTTTGCTGTATCAGGTCCTTCACATGCATACTTAGCTGACGGTTTGCTGAGAACATTCCAGATAGCTTCGGATTAAGCAGGTGTGAGTGGGATACCTCTACTCGAGAAATTCTCCACTGCCCTGTCATTTTATCTAATGCCAAATAGCAACGGGCTTTGCAGTTTGTTGAGGCCACTGTTTTCCTTCTCTGGGGTGCCTTTACACGGGAT contains:
- the LOC140174328 gene encoding protein FAR1-RELATED SEQUENCE 5-like, translating into MKELNPNFFFEIDVDENHSIRNVFWADARCRAAWEYFGDVVTFDTTYKTNRYDMPFGSFVGVNHYGMSTLLGCALLRNEDTHMFADRHMWVPVFFKDEFWAGMRSTQRSESMHSVFDKYLNSKSSLLQFVRQYQNCVIDKEQKELECDAADLKGIIPCVSSSPIEKQFQREYTNSMFRDVQDQFIKKADCDISLINHHGTSIVCEVDQQKMVFDKSVYSRYQVVYCSQSSDVQCDCFMFQSNGILCCHSLAVLLHFRVTAVSSQYILSRWSKNVSRRHTYIRSSIDMDRSNESMTIFRQLCSDFYNIAQDFVATPEVAAILRDAMDSAREKLREHKEFEHQAAHGPNGNAQPSPTNVATSYKDTQPACSEMTDNLAMHSGSFISLLNSFHNAEQLCMCT